The genomic segment GATTCCTTGATCAGGCTCGCTACTCCAGAAACTGATTTTGCTTTCATGGTTGCGAAGAATCTCGGCAGTTCCATCCGTTGACCCACCATCAATGACGATAAATTCAATATCAGCGCTGGCATGCTTGGTGACGCTGTTAACGCAGGCCTCAATGGATGCCGCCCCGTTGCGAACAACGGTGATAATGCTGATCACGGGAGATTGTGCAGGGAGTGTCACAACAATTCCTTATACAAAGCTTGATATTGGCGGGTGATGATCCCGGTATCGAATATGGTTTCTGTTTTTGTTCGGGCCCTGTCCGAAAATTGAAGCCCAATAGTTTCATCGGACAAAATCATTTTGATACCTTCAGCCAGATCGCTGGACTCAAATGGGGTGGCCAGGTATCCGTTGACGTTGTGATCGATGAGTTGGGGAATTCCTCCAACGTTGAACGCCACAACGGGGGTGCCGCAGGCCATGGACTCCATAATGGAGTTGGGCAGGTTTTCCTGAATGGAACTGGACACGGTCACATCGGCGGCAGAATAGACCTGACGCATGGCGGTCTCGTCTTTCAAAACACCCAGAAAACGGACCGGAACGCCGGTGTTTACCGGTTCGGAAGGGGCCGTTTGCCCCACTACCAGCAATTCAATTTTATCCTTCCACCCTGACGCGGCCAACTGCTGTAAAGCAGACTCCAGATGGCGGAACCCCTTGTTGAGATCGAGCGTGGCGTTCATGGCCGAAATCAGCACGAATTTCCGGTTTTGCGGCAGGGTGAGCGCTTCCCGGGCTTTCTGTTTTGGAATCGGGTGATAGAGGGCGGTGTCGATGCCGTTGGGGATGACTTCGGTTCGGCAGTGGCCGAGTAGTGAACTATTCTGCGAGCACTCTGCCAGCCAGTGACTTGGGGTTACGATGGTGAAGGGCTGGTGTGCCCAATATTTATTTTTTCGCGCCCAGATCCATCTGCTCAAGTCGTCAGGTTGGGCGGAGTCAAGCTGGGGGCACATCCCGCATTCTTTTTTATATAACGCACAATTTCCGGGGACATGGCACCCGCCGGTGAAGGCCCAGGAATCGTGGAGGGTCCAGATGATCGGTTGTGTGAGTTTGCCGATATCAGGGATAGACATGAAGCCCCGGCAAACCCAGTGGAGGTGGATGACATCCGGCTTTAACCTTTCGATTTGTTGGATAATTCGAGTGGGCATCCATTCGGTGGCCCAATGGGTCGGGGGGCGGCTCCAATAGGGGAGCGTAGGTAAAATTTCCAGCAGGGGACGGTACTTCCCGAGCCATCTTGCAAGATCGGTATCGCGTTCGTAAACGGTATAATCCCCGCTGGTCTTGGTCTGAACCAGAATACGGGAATCTGTTCCAAGTTCCCGCAGTCCCTGATGGAGTCTCCAGGCTGCCTTGGCGGCGCCACCTTCGATATCAAATGTGTTGAGATGAAGAATTTTCATGAGTGGAGAATTTTAGCTTTTAATGCCGCGAGTCGCATCAGCCATTCGTTTTAAGCCCTATCTTGATCCCCTTCAAACCCAATCATTTAACATCGAGGCACAGGATATACAGGATAAGATTTGGAAGACTGCAGAGTTTCGGGATATCCGGTTAATGCTTTTCCCGTATGTACCGATGGAGCGGATCGAATCTTATGTTCTGTCGGACCATCGTTTCGGATTTCGTTTTGCGTGAAACACGGCAAGGATAACGATGTGATGGTTGCCAAGGACAAAGAAGATTTCATAAGGAAACCGCCGGAGAAGTGCTCTGTGCACCGTCTTGTGCACGAGAGGATGCTGGAGCGGATTTCTGACGATGCTCGCTAATGTTGCGTCAAAGGTCAGGAGAAACTCGGCGCCAAGTCCTTGAACCCGAGACTCATACCATTCAAAGGCTTCGCTTAGTTCTGCTTCCGCCTCTGGCCGGATGATCAACTCGCGAGGCACACTCGACTCCTAATGCGGGCTCGAACTTCACTCCAAGGAGAGCCCTCTCCGGGATTCTTGTGATAAGCATCGAGCCGACGATCAAGCTCCGACTTCTGCTCCTCGGTAAGAACGACCGCATCGGGCACTTCAGAGACACTATCCCAGATATCCTCGACGAGGATGATGCGCTCCGGCACGCTCAAGCTTAAGAAATCTGTTTTGGTTAATGTGCTCATATCGATTGAACTATATCCAAGCCTGTCTTACATCTCAATCATTCATTAATTCGCACGATGAGTTTCGGCGCGTCAGCAACTTATCCGAGGTGAGGTTTGGCCTCTTTCATGTTCTCATCGCGTGGGTTTCTTCTTGGTGGCGGGCGTCGCCCAAGCAGGCCATTTCAATACGATGCCGCGCAAGCGTTCGATCGCCTCCAGGACACGTTGTTTTGAGTCGCCGGTCAACGTTCCCTTTCGTTTGCGAATTACCGCAAGTTGGCCGGACAGCAGTCCCATGATCCGCTGGGCGTCAGCGGCAACGTCCTCACGAGTCTCACCCGACAACACGACGTCCATAGAGGCAGGTTTCGGCTTCTGAGGGGCCGTCTTGCCCTCCAAGGCGTCCAGCGCCCGATCCAACGAGCGGACACTCATCTGGCTGAGGGCCGTTTGCCGCCCGGTCCGCGGGTCGGTCAACAGCGTATCGGGCGTGAGGGTAGCGGCCTTCTCATCAGGCAACGCGGCGAGGCGATACAGAACGGTGGGCTCCAGTCCGAAAAAAACCGAAGCGCTTCCGTTTTTTTCGGCGAACCGGGCGACCCGCATGTAGTTCTGCGCGGTGTCCGCCGAATAATGCACGTGATTTTTCAACCACCGCAACCAGGCGGCCTTGTCCGGCGTCTTGTCGAGCGCGTCCTTGGCGGCGATGAGTTCGGCGCCAATCTCAGCCACAATTCGGCCCAGTTGTTCCCGCGTCTGCCGTTCCTCTTTCTGCAACGCCAGGATTCGCTGGGTATGGCGTTGGATCTCGGGGTCAGCCAGCACGTTCGTCGTTGTCGATTTGCTCATCGTTTCTTCCTCGGTCAATCTTCATTTTGAACATTTTGTTAAATCTGTCAAAAATCCAGGTCTTCTATCTGCCGCCCCGCCTTCAATGGCAAATGTGTTGAGATGAAGAACGTTCATGAAAGTTTCGCTTTTAATGCCGCGAGTCGCATCAGCCATTCGTGTTGAGTCCGTTGTTTGTCACGGGTGCCTAGTGATGATTGATGATAGCGGGTGGCAACCCAGAATCCAAGTTTGGCGCTATGCATGCAGGTGCGGAACCAGACGTCGCCAAGGATGGATTCCAGGGCGTCCGGCGCAAACGTACGGGCTGACTGGTTGACGTCGATCAGGCGGGTTAACCATACTTCCGCCTGATCCAGTATGGCGGCCGTCATATCTAGGCGCCCCATGGCTAATTGTCGGTGGAATCGCAGTTCGTCCGGACTTGGGGCAAGACCCAGGGATTGCAATTGTGTTTGGATGATCCGAACGGCCTGATCATCCATGGTTGACCAATCGGCAACAGTCAGGCTTTTGCCATGGATGCGGTAGCGGAGCAATACCTGCGGAAGATTGGCGGCTGGCAAGGTGCGTAGGGCACGGGTCCACAGCTCGAAATCTTCCGTCGGGAAAAAATCGCCGTTAAATCGTAGTTGATCCCGTTCTATCATGTCCCGCCGCAGCATCATCGTCGGATGGGCGAACGGGGTGTCGAGCAGGGTAAAGGCCTGTATTTCCGCATGGTGCAGGGGCCTTTTAAGAATCGAATGGGATGAACCGCCAAAATACCGGATCCACGTTCCACAGAGTCCGAGCTCCGGATGCTGCTCCATGAATGCCGCCTGAATTTCGAGTCGGCGGGGAAGGCTGATGTCATCGGCATCCATCCGGGCGATATAGCGGCCTTGAGCGTGATCGAGCCCGAGATTCAGGGCGCCGGAAAGTTTGAGCCGGGCAGGGCTTTGAATCAGGCGGATTCGTGAGTCTTTAAAATCCTCGATGATAGAGACCGAATCATCGGTGGAGGCATCATCAATGATCAAGAATTCGAAATCCCGCAGGCTCTGGCGGAGGATGCTTTGCATCGCCTTTGCCAGATGGGCATTACCGTTGTGAACAGGCATTAAGACTGTGATCAAAGGAGGCATAAACGTTATATGGCAGTTACGACGGTGGTATTGATGGAGGATTTCAATCGATCTCCATTCAAGTCCGTGGGAATTGCAAATCCTATGGGCTCAACCCCTTCCATGAATGAAATCGGGAAATCCGACGGCGGATCAGGGATTGCGGCAGCATCCCGGATCCTGTAATAGACCGTTCCTTCGGGCGCAGGAAGGTAAACGCCATAACGGCGATTTTCCCGGACCTTGGCTTTGCATCCAGTTGGGTCAGTGAGAATGTCTGCCGCGACCGGCTTGACCATGTAGCCCATCTGGAGCGGCTCGCCTCTACTAAAAAATCGGGAAACCATGTCGTCCTCGGCGCCCAAGGAGGAGTCTATCAGGTCGGCGCCTTTGCCCTTAGTCGTTTTCCAGGGGCCAAGTTGGCGCCAGACTTCAGTTCGTGTCAGGCTGGGAATTCCTGAGCCGCAGATACCGGGCATGGTAAATCCACAGGTCCGAACTTTGACGCCACGTGAGGAGGTGACGGTTTTGCGGCGTCTGAACTGCAGGCCAAATCGTTTGAATTCCTGTAGGGCCATCGAGCGATTTTTGAGGCAGGAGGTTTCAAAACGTTCGATCAGGGTGCATTTTCGTTGGAAATCGAGCCCAATGCTCCCAATAAAACGATGCTGATCCAGAATTTCGACGAGGTCTGCTAGCCAGTCGCCTTTCCCTGTGAATTGAACGTCTTCAGGCCAGATGATAAGATACTGCCCCTTAGCCATGTCGACCATCTGATTCATGGCGGCGGCATGGGTTTGCTTCTTGAACAGCTTGTGTTGCACCCACTCGCAACTTTCGATGTAGTCGCGAATCCCGGGCTCTTCAGATTCATTATCTGAAACGATCCATTCAATATTCGGGTATTGAAGGCAAAGGTGTGCGGATTCAAGGGTTGCCCGGAGATAATGCAGTCGGTTCCAGCTCAGGATTCCGATGGTCACAAGTGGCAGGGTCATCGTTTACTCCTCAAGAGGGGGAAGCGGCTATAAATTTGTTCCAGGCGATCTTGCCAAGCGTAGCCGGGCAGTGTGAAGTTGCGGCCCAGTGACTTGAAGTGCGGTTGCCAGAAGGCTGGATCGAGTTTATGCCAGGCATGGCACCCAAAGGGAAGTTGAAGGTTATTCCGCTCATAACATTCTGAGGGTTGTGTTTCAAAGGCGAACGCTACCGCGTCATCAAATGAGGGTAACCGGAATTGGTCTCCGATACATTCTGGCACGGCAATACCCCAGAAAGCGTCTTCGTGGCGTGTTCCCCAAAGATGTCGAATCTCCGCAAATTCGGTAAGGATCCTATGCATTGTTTCCACGCGGCGGAGAGAAAATCCTCCATTACCCACAACATAGTGGCGGGGTTGATCCGGGAACCGCCGCCGCCAACTCCATTCAGGCAAACCGGCATAGGTGCTTTCCTTGGTGGGGAATTTGACACCCAGCCAGGGAGCCCCGATGTAATCAAAGTTGTGCTCACACCATATATTCAGCTCGTCCTTGAAAACAAAAGCGTCCAGCTGATGGATTAGAATATGGCGGAAGTCCAAGAAGCGTGCATAAAATTCAGGAGATAACATCAAGCGGTTGTAGCCGGCCACATCGGTGAAAAATTCAGGCGCAAATCGTTCGCACGGAAACGCTTGCAGGGGCTTGGGCAGGGGTAATCCTGTGGGGGCAATTGTCTTGATGGTATGTTTGCCAAGAGTTGCCAGGCATTGGTTAAGAGACAGCTTTTCAAAGCGATCCAAGGTGGTCCGGTAAACAATCAGAATTACACAAACATCACATTTGGCCACAAATGATTGAGTATTATGCGTGTTCATCGTTTTTGTATCAGATTGAAAAGAGTGTGGTGGCGCTGGCGCCAGAATTCAACATCCAAGTGCTGAACGGCTCTTTCACGGGCCGCGATCGACATAGCCACGTGGTTTTCAAGTACTGACTCAATCGCGACGGCAAGTTCATGTGCTGTTGGGGGGTGGTCGTTTTCCCAGTCGAGTGGGGCGGGAACTCCAACTCCGGCATCAGGGCCAACCAGTTCCGGGACACCGCCTGAATGCGAATACACAATTGGAAGTCCGCAGGCCATGGCCTCAACGACGAGGCGAGGGCAGGGGTCATTGAATTTCGGGTGTAGCAGGAGATCCGCTTCATGCATAAGCGCAGGTGCTTGCTCCTGGGTATAGACTCCCCTCCAGTCGATGGTTTCATACAGATTCAAGCTTATCGCTAAGTTTTGAATCTCGCGCCGACAGGCGGTTTCGTCGGGTCCCCAGCAATAACGTCCGGCAATGATCATTCGTGCGTCAGGGTGCTTTTTGTGAAATTCTGCAAATGCAAGAAGAGAGGTCTTCAGCCGATAACGGAATAGATGGCTACCCGAGACAAGGATTGTCGGTGAGCCGGTAGGCTGGCCGAACCGGGGGCCTGGGAAAAAATCATTTGTGTTTACGGGGTTGAATAAGATTTCTCCAGATCCTGTTCGTGGCCCCAGATAACGTTCTGCGCTTACACGACAGAAATCGCTTTGATAGAAAACCCAGTTCGCTGCGTGATAGGCAAGGGCAAGGGGCTCATTTGCCTGTTTCCAACCCTGCGGATGCCAGGCGGGATATGCAACTCCGTTCTGGTTGAGTACAATCGGGCAGCCCGCCCGCTTGGCGGCACGGATCAAGACCTGGAGGTGGGGAGGGAGGGCGCTGCTGACCAGATAAAGGAGATTTGGTGAAACCGGTGTATTAGGGAATTGCACTTCTAAATCCTGACATTTGATAATGCCGCCAGAGGCGGATTCAAAGCGGGAAGGGAGCTTTTCGTAACCATAGAACACATGGACTCTCCCGTCGCGTTTGGGCGTCCGCCAGCGCTGGTACTCGATCAGCGCCATTTTTATAAGCCACAGATATGTAAGGAGTGGTTTCATTTCTCTGCCACAAATCCTTCCAGGAATTTCTTCCATAACGGTGTCTGCCGGCTGTATTCATTATCTGCGGCGGTAATGAGCCCCGCGGACACAGCGCGATCTCGCTCAACTGGATGCTCCAGGCACCACTGTGCCCAATGAGCAAGACCTTCCACGTTATCGACGTCAGTCATCCACCCGTTCTCTCCGTGACGGACCATATCCATGGCCTGCCCCACGCGGGTTGTTACCAGTGGGATGCCGCTGGCCATCGATTCTAAAACCGCCTTGGGCCCACCTTCCTGTCGGGATGTAATCATGTAGAGGTCGAGGGTTTGGAATAATTCTCCGATATCAGCGTAATGGGGTAGATTAAAATGACGGTAGGGTATACCCCTTTTTTTCAAACCAGCCTTGATGTACCCGCGGGCGGGGCCTGACAAGACGACGCATAGTTCGGGAATGCGAGATTTTAATGCGGCCATAGCCTGCACAAAGATATCAGGTCCTTTGATTAGTTTCGGTTCAAGCCCATCGCCCCAACCGATCCCGTCTTTTTGAAATGAACCCACTACTGTAGCTGATTGTGGAATGCCGTATTTAGCCCGGAATTGCTGTTTAAGTTCAGCCGTTTGCTTTTGGAAGAGAGAGAGCGTGATCCCGATGGGAATAAGGTGTAGTTTTGCAGGGGCAATGCCGGTGGTGAGCAGGACGTCCCGCATTTCACTATGACTGACCTGAACCCGTGCCAATCGGTCATGATGTTGCTTCACTTTATTGAAAAGCTCATCAAATTCCGGAACGCCGGTGCCGGGTTTACCGTGGAAATAGGCGACTCCGATGCGATGGGAAGAGTGGAGCCAGTCATCAGATAAAAGGTAGAACTGGCTTCCATAGAAGAGGGATTGTCGGCGGGATCCACGCTCCCAGCAAGGTTTTGCCACTTGGATGCCGAGTGAGGTGGCGACGGCGGAAATAGCCCGCATTTCCTCGTCAATCACCCAGGAGGCTGTATCGCTGATGAAAATAAGACGGGAATAGGGTTGCCAGAAGGAGGCAATGGTACGCCTTCCGAGGGTAATGGGGATTTGGGCAAGGTGGGAGAGGGGATTCATGAGAGGAGAAATGAGAAGTATGGGTTATTCATGGGTTGAGCCCCATAGCTTCAAGATAACGGCTAGTAATTTTGCTGATTTCTGGCACCTGGATACTCGCTTGGAACTGCCGATAGTTTGCTGCAAGTTGCTCCAGCAACAGGGGTATTTCGAGGGGATCGGTAAAGGGCAGGCCGGCTTGTCCGGTAATCTCCGGGTGTCCACCGCTATTCAGGTACAGGGAAGGAAGTCCACAGGCCAGCGCCTCCAGGAGGGAATTGGAACAGGGATCATTCCGGCTGGCGGTGATGTAAATGTCGTTTTGCCGAAGCTCCTGAGCCAAGTCGGCCGAGGGGCGAGGTGCCTTCATTTGAATGTTTTTGAAGGTAATAGGGGAACGCCCGATGAAGGTGTATTCATACCGGGACCAGTCAAGATACTCGTCCAACCACTGGTAGACTGGAGCCCCTTTATTGATGTTGTCGGACCAACTCACGGAGATTATTTTGATTTTTCGATTGGTGTCGAAGGGGAGGCGCCCTTTTCGATGAAAAATGGCGGGGTCAGTGGCGTTCGGGACTACCATCGGGTTTTTAAATTCCAATCCCAATTCCTGGTGTTTCTGGAGGCTGTAATGGGATTGGAAGATTGTGGCGTCAGCCAACTCCCGGTTGATGTGGCAGATGTGGCGGTCAGTACCGTCATCAAACCCGCGATAGACGCCAATAGGCCCATCAACCCGGTGAACCATCCGGCAACCCTGGTGACAAAACGCCTTTAGGCGCGCGGTATCGAAATTGAAAGAGTTGAAAAGGCAGGCCCGGCTTTTTTTTGAAATGGCGTTGCCCTCAATCCGGAATCCACGTTTTTCCATTTCGTTCCAAATCGCCCTCATGAATTGGTGTCCACCTCCGGCAGGTGGGGGTGCGAATTCGTGGAAGATCGAAATATCAAACTCCCGCCTTCGTGCTCGCAGGAGGTCAATGTGAAGCGCCATCGTCTTTGTTACGGTTCTTAAAATATTGAAAGGATGGACCATGATTCAGTCTAGTGGATATGTGCTTTCACTTGGGCGCAGATGTAATCGGCGACGACGGGTTTAGTCAGGATGGTTCGGGCATAGCGGTCAGCCGCCTCAGTCATAGCCTCAACCCGGGCATGGTCGGCCAGTATGGATCGGAGCCAGGCGGCCCGTTCCATCAGGGTGACTTGGGCCAGACGCGTCATCACTCGATAGCTTGCCGGATCATTCAGGTCGGCCTTCATGTTAAATTCGCCGAGGGCTGGGAAGAGTTCCAGATAGTGGACGCCAGATTTGAGCGTGAAGGGCTCGGGAACCTCGATGAGGGGGGCGGTATCGAGAATCAGGGGGCGGCCCATCGCCAGGCTTTCGGTAGCTTTCCAGGGAAGAACGGCATGGGGGAGGGTGTTAACCACGGTCATGCGGGCGTCGAAGATCCGTCGGGCGAATTCGCGCTGGTTCATATTCGGATAAACTGTGGAATGATCTTCAATCTGTTTGTTAGCCCGGCTCGTCAACCGGTAACAACCACTGATACCGGCTTGTATCAAGGCCTGCTGGGTTTGGTAGCGAATCCAGAAATGATAGTTGGCGGGGGTAATGATGGCTGCCGGATCAGAGAAAATGGAAGGGGTGCCATCACGTCGGGGATTGATGTATACCCCGGTCACATGGCACACATCATACGCACGATGCTTCCCATGCCAGAAGACGTTCCAAGCCCGGTGACGCGGGTAATGGTCGAGTTGATCGGCAAAGAACATGAATGGCACAATTTTTTCGCGATGGGCTGATGTTTCCGTTTTGGCCAGAACCCGGTCGGTGACGGGCCAGTTCAGGTTGGCCTTGAAATAGACATCGCAGAGTTTCAGTGCTTCGATGTCATAGAAGAAGACATGGTCACTCATGTCGAAGAACACGAGATGTCCATCCACACGGATCCAAGCGCTTTCGTGCTCCCGGGGCTGGGTGATCCTAGGAAGGGGGCGTGGTTCAAAGGTTGGTTTCGCCCCTTTGTAGCGGATCAGGGCTGAGAGGAAAAAGCCATAGAAACCGTTGAAACCCCGGCGCTGGATGAGATTAGACTCGAATATTTCAATTCGCATATTGATTAAAGCCACTGTTGGATTCCCCAGGAGAGCGGACACCTGGGGTATGGATAGTGGGTTCGTTCGTTGGGTTTAATTGGTAGATGAGGATATCAGGGTTTGTGAACGAGTAGGTGGGCCATTTGGGTACATCGCGGTATATGAGACAGGCGTCACTCGCTAACTTTCTGTACAATTCCCTGCGTCTCCACAGAACCGCCTGGGCATTTTTAATGGGTTGCACTTGGGGGTAAAAAAACCGATCTGAAGCAAGGCCGCAGACAACGACAAATTGGAACCCCTGTTCGCGCAAGCTCTTTGGGGATCCCATATCGCCGAGGAAAAAATCCGTCTTCAGATGGTATTGTTCAATGAGCGGGCACCGGGTAAAGGGGAAACGGTTTGTGTCGCCGGGCCCCTCGAGCCCCGCATACGATTCAGCCGCAAGTTTAGAGCCAGCTGGGATGTTCTCGAAAATCCAGTTTCGTACACGTTGACGGCTATCATCGGCGAACTGCCGGGTAAATGAAATACAAGGAGGGAGCTGCCAGGCTAAAATGAGGCCGATGATAACAGTCAGGGTCATGGAAAATATGAACCGATGTGGAGTGAGCCGTCTAAGAAACAGGCTGAACCCGATGGCGGCAAGAAAATAGATTTGCACGGTGATCGGGAGGATGTAGCGGTGGAAAGGGATGGTGTTGAATGAGAGCAAAATGAGCCAGAGCGTGGATGACAGCAACATTAACCATAAGCCTGGTGGCAGGCTCCTGAACCGTGTGAAACATGTGACTGCGATGAGTCCTATTCCGATCCATACGGGGAGAAGGGTTTCACGAGCCAGCACTGAGAAAACAAAGGTATTGGGTTGTCCCATCGTTAACTCAGAATGCCCCTCGCGGCCGTGTTGGTAGGCTGTTTTCAGGGACTGGGCGGCGGTATCGCTGAGTCTGAAACTATACCAGTGCGTAAAGGCTCGATGATTGATCAAGAGCATCACGGCCAGGGCGACCCCTAGGATCAAGGCTATTCTTCGGCCCTTGACAGCCCATTTGCTGGCAGGAATCAATAATGCCACCATGCACGCGAAGATGAGTCCGACTATGCCGACATATTTCCCGGAAGCGGCCACCCCGCCTGCTGCCCCCAAGGCCATCCAGCAGAGGGTGCGGACACCAGATGTTTG from the bacterium genome contains:
- a CDS encoding glycosyltransferase family 4 protein produces the protein MKILHLNTFDIEGGAAKAAWRLHQGLRELGTDSRILVQTKTSGDYTVYERDTDLARWLGKYRPLLEILPTLPYWSRPPTHWATEWMPTRIIQQIERLKPDVIHLHWVCRGFMSIPDIGKLTQPIIWTLHDSWAFTGGCHVPGNCALYKKECGMCPQLDSAQPDDLSRWIWARKNKYWAHQPFTIVTPSHWLAECSQNSSLLGHCRTEVIPNGIDTALYHPIPKQKAREALTLPQNRKFVLISAMNATLDLNKGFRHLESALQQLAASGWKDKIELLVVGQTAPSEPVNTGVPVRFLGVLKDETAMRQVYSAADVTVSSSIQENLPNSIMESMACGTPVVAFNVGGIPQLIDHNVNGYLATPFESSDLAEGIKMILSDETIGLQFSDRARTKTETIFDTGIITRQYQALYKELL
- a CDS encoding type II toxin-antitoxin system RelE/ParE family toxin, with amino-acid sequence MPRELIIRPEAEAELSEAFEWYESRVQGLGAEFLLTFDATLASIVRNPLQHPLVHKTVHRALLRRFPYEIFFVLGNHHIVILAVFHAKRNPKRWSDRT
- a CDS encoding addiction module protein, which codes for MSTLTKTDFLSLSVPERIILVEDIWDSVSEVPDAVVLTEEQKSELDRRLDAYHKNPGEGSPWSEVRARIRSRVCLAS
- a CDS encoding DUF3102 domain-containing protein; amino-acid sequence: MSKSTTTNVLADPEIQRHTQRILALQKEERQTREQLGRIVAEIGAELIAAKDALDKTPDKAAWLRWLKNHVHYSADTAQNYMRVARFAEKNGSASVFFGLEPTVLYRLAALPDEKAATLTPDTLLTDPRTGRQTALSQMSVRSLDRALDALEGKTAPQKPKPASMDVVLSGETREDVAADAQRIMGLLSGQLAVIRKRKGTLTGDSKQRVLEAIERLRGIVLKWPAWATPATKKKPTR
- a CDS encoding glycosyltransferase — encoded protein: MPPLITVLMPVHNGNAHLAKAMQSILRQSLRDFEFLIIDDASTDDSVSIIEDFKDSRIRLIQSPARLKLSGALNLGLDHAQGRYIARMDADDISLPRRLEIQAAFMEQHPELGLCGTWIRYFGGSSHSILKRPLHHAEIQAFTLLDTPFAHPTMMLRRDMIERDQLRFNGDFFPTEDFELWTRALRTLPAANLPQVLLRYRIHGKSLTVADWSTMDDQAVRIIQTQLQSLGLAPSPDELRFHRQLAMGRLDMTAAILDQAEVWLTRLIDVNQSARTFAPDALESILGDVWFRTCMHSAKLGFWVATRYHQSSLGTRDKQRTQHEWLMRLAALKAKLS
- a CDS encoding glycosyltransferase: MTLPLVTIGILSWNRLHYLRATLESAHLCLQYPNIEWIVSDNESEEPGIRDYIESCEWVQHKLFKKQTHAAAMNQMVDMAKGQYLIIWPEDVQFTGKGDWLADLVEILDQHRFIGSIGLDFQRKCTLIERFETSCLKNRSMALQEFKRFGLQFRRRKTVTSSRGVKVRTCGFTMPGICGSGIPSLTRTEVWRQLGPWKTTKGKGADLIDSSLGAEDDMVSRFFSRGEPLQMGYMVKPVAADILTDPTGCKAKVRENRRYGVYLPAPEGTVYYRIRDAAAIPDPPSDFPISFMEGVEPIGFAIPTDLNGDRLKSSINTTVVTAI
- a CDS encoding DUF5672 family protein, whose translation is MNTHNTQSFVAKCDVCVILIVYRTTLDRFEKLSLNQCLATLGKHTIKTIAPTGLPLPKPLQAFPCERFAPEFFTDVAGYNRLMLSPEFYARFLDFRHILIHQLDAFVFKDELNIWCEHNFDYIGAPWLGVKFPTKESTYAGLPEWSWRRRFPDQPRHYVVGNGGFSLRRVETMHRILTEFAEIRHLWGTRHEDAFWGIAVPECIGDQFRLPSFDDAVAFAFETQPSECYERNNLQLPFGCHAWHKLDPAFWQPHFKSLGRNFTLPGYAWQDRLEQIYSRFPLLRSKR
- a CDS encoding glycosyltransferase family 4 protein encodes the protein MKPLLTYLWLIKMALIEYQRWRTPKRDGRVHVFYGYEKLPSRFESASGGIIKCQDLEVQFPNTPVSPNLLYLVSSALPPHLQVLIRAAKRAGCPIVLNQNGVAYPAWHPQGWKQANEPLALAYHAANWVFYQSDFCRVSAERYLGPRTGSGEILFNPVNTNDFFPGPRFGQPTGSPTILVSGSHLFRYRLKTSLLAFAEFHKKHPDARMIIAGRYCWGPDETACRREIQNLAISLNLYETIDWRGVYTQEQAPALMHEADLLLHPKFNDPCPRLVVEAMACGLPIVYSHSGGVPELVGPDAGVGVPAPLDWENDHPPTAHELAVAIESVLENHVAMSIAARERAVQHLDVEFWRQRHHTLFNLIQKR
- a CDS encoding glycosyltransferase family 4 protein — its product is MNPLSHLAQIPITLGRRTIASFWQPYSRLIFISDTASWVIDEEMRAISAVATSLGIQVAKPCWERGSRRQSLFYGSQFYLLSDDWLHSSHRIGVAYFHGKPGTGVPEFDELFNKVKQHHDRLARVQVSHSEMRDVLLTTGIAPAKLHLIPIGITLSLFQKQTAELKQQFRAKYGIPQSATVVGSFQKDGIGWGDGLEPKLIKGPDIFVQAMAALKSRIPELCVVLSGPARGYIKAGLKKRGIPYRHFNLPHYADIGELFQTLDLYMITSRQEGGPKAVLESMASGIPLVTTRVGQAMDMVRHGENGWMTDVDNVEGLAHWAQWCLEHPVERDRAVSAGLITAADNEYSRQTPLWKKFLEGFVAEK
- a CDS encoding glycosyltransferase translates to MEKRGFRIEGNAISKKSRACLFNSFNFDTARLKAFCHQGCRMVHRVDGPIGVYRGFDDGTDRHICHINRELADATIFQSHYSLQKHQELGLEFKNPMVVPNATDPAIFHRKGRLPFDTNRKIKIISVSWSDNINKGAPVYQWLDEYLDWSRYEYTFIGRSPITFKNIQMKAPRPSADLAQELRQNDIYITASRNDPCSNSLLEALACGLPSLYLNSGGHPEITGQAGLPFTDPLEIPLLLEQLAANYRQFQASIQVPEISKITSRYLEAMGLNP